The following nucleotide sequence is from Aphelocoma coerulescens isolate FSJ_1873_10779 chromosome 9, UR_Acoe_1.0, whole genome shotgun sequence.
GTCTGCAGCTGGGGAAGCACGGTTCTGTCGGTGCCTGcaaagggcagagcagaggacaGCGGTAACACGCTGAATGGAAATTTAATTGCAGGTAAATCATGTAGAAGCGGGTGACTGCTGCAGCTTCACTGAACTGGAGCCTGGCCGGGCTCCTGCCAACATCCAAGGGCAGAGCAAAGATACGGAGCGAGGAGGCAGCGATCGCACCCACGGCTGCGGGACCGCTGACAGCGCCGGCCGGGGACGGCACCGGGAGCACGGACAGGCGGCACCGCACCTGCGGAAGGCAGCGGGGCTCCGGGAGCACGGACAGGCGGCACCGCACCTGCGGAAGGGACCGGGGCTCCGGGAGCACGGACAGGCGGCACCGCACCTGGGGAAGAGACCGGGGCTCCAGGAGCACGGACAGGCGGCACCGCACCTGGGGACGGCACCGGGGCTCCGGGAGCACGGACAGGCGGCACCGCACCTGCCCaagcgggcgggcggcggggcaggAGCCGGGGCGGACCCGGCCCGGGCTGAGAGGTGCCGCGCCGGGGGCTTGGGAAGAAAGTTTGGAGCTGGGGGCAGCGGCCCGCGGGGTCGCGGCGGGGCCGCTCCGTGCCCACGTCTCCTGTGACGCGCGgcagcgcccgcccgccccgggccggggggaGCGGCGGACGCGGAgaggcggagcggggccgcccGTCCCTGCCcgtccctccccgcccccggccccgcaccTGCCCGGGCGCACAGCGGGGAccgcgcggggccgggccgcgccgctcccggcGGGGATGCGCAGCCCGCGGCGCCAGGATGCGGGAGGGGAGCGCGGGCGGCCGCGCCTTGGAGAACCGGACGGGCGCTGAGCCCCCGCTGCACCTGTTCCCCGTGCCCGTGCTCACCGGCATCACCGTCGCCTGCGTCCTGCTCTTCGTCATCGGGATCATCGGCAACCTCATGACCATGCTGGTGGTGTCGCGGTTCCGGGACATGAGGACAACCACCAACTTCTACCTGTCCAGCATGGCCTTCTCCGACCTGCTCATCTTCCTCTGCATGCCCCTGGACCTCTTCCGCCTCTGGCAGTACCGGCCCTGGAATTTCGGGGACCTCCTCTGCAAGCTCTTCCAGTTCATCAGCGAGAGCTGCACCTACTCCACCATCCTCAACATCACGGCGCTCAGCGTGGAGCGGTACGTCGCCATCTGCTTCCCCCTGCGAGCTAAAGTCATCATCACCAAGGGGAAGGTCAAGCTGGTCATCCTCTTCCTCTGGGCCATCTCCTTCATCAGCGCCGGCCCCATCTTCATCCTGGTGGGGGTTGAGCACGAGAACGGCACGAACCCCCTGAGCACCAATGAGTGCCGAGCCACAGAGTACGCCATCCGCTCGGGGCTGC
It contains:
- the GHSR gene encoding growth hormone secretagogue receptor type 1 isoform X2, which produces MREGSAGGRALENRTGAEPPLHLFPVPVLTGITVACVLLFVIGIIGNLMTMLVVSRFRDMRTTTNFYLSSMAFSDLLIFLCMPLDLFRLWQYRPWNFGDLLCKLFQFISESCTYSTILNITALSVERYVAICFPLRAKVIITKGKVKLVILFLWAISFISAGPIFILVGVEHENGTNPLSTNECRATEYAIRSGLLTIMVWTSSIFFFLPVFCLTVLYSLIGRKLWRRKRKNIGPNTVIRDKNNKQTVKMLVQPSTPSSTTSCRGSTAWPPAACSDSKPCPGRACPAASRGAPAGGQSPASPHDTRSPELRSLSLPESHNGRGKRARNGNQNAGSGALVITRMGGEVRCRR
- the GHSR gene encoding growth hormone secretagogue receptor type 1 isoform X1; amino-acid sequence: MREGSAGGRALENRTGAEPPLHLFPVPVLTGITVACVLLFVIGIIGNLMTMLVVSRFRDMRTTTNFYLSSMAFSDLLIFLCMPLDLFRLWQYRPWNFGDLLCKLFQFISESCTYSTILNITALSVERYVAICFPLRAKVIITKGKVKLVILFLWAISFISAGPIFILVGVEHENGTNPLSTNECRATEYAIRSGLLTIMVWTSSIFFFLPVFCLTVLYSLIGRKLWRRKRKNIGPNTVIRDKNNKQTVKMLVVVVFAFILCWLPFHVGRYLFSKSFEAGSLEIAVISQYCNLVSFVLFYLSAAINPILYNIMSRKYRVAACRLFGLKALPRKSLSSSKQGSSRGWTEPSVTT
- the GHSR gene encoding growth hormone secretagogue receptor type 1 isoform X3 produces the protein MREGSAGGRALENRTGAEPPLHLFPVPVLTGITVACVLLFVIGIIGNLMTMLVVSRFRDMRTTTNFYLSSMAFSDLLIFLCMPLDLFRLWQYRPWNFGDLLCKLFQFISESCTYSTILNITALSVERYVAICFPLRAKVIITKGKVKLVILFLWAISFISAGPIFILVGVEHENGTNPLSTNECRATEYAIRSGLLTIMVWTSSIFFFLPVFCLTVLYSLIGRKLWRRKRKNIGPNTVIRDKNNKQTVKMLGRYLFSKSFEAGSLEIAVISQYCNLVSFVLFYLSAAINPILYNIMSRKYRVAACRLFGLKALPRKSLSSSKQGSSRGWTEPSVTT